The segment atttatagatcttgatgagaactataactttatagttgatgattttttttcatttagaATCATTTGTGGTCCCAAAACTATGGTTGAAGTTTAGacgatttgaaattcaaatttgtcAAATAACCTCGATGGTTAAATGACTAAAATCAAAGTTCTAGATCTTAATTAGAACAATAAATTGgtagtttatgattttttttcatcTGAAGCCATTTAGGGTCCTAAATATTCTTTCTAAAATCATGAAAAGTGAATACTAGGGCAATGGCACCCAAGGAGGCTGGGTTTGCCTAGGAAAGGAGTCCTCTCCAATGTGATTTGGAGTTCCGCATGTATGTTCTTCGATCCACTTGTTCCTTGGGTTATGACGTGCCTTAAAActtttctaaggccttgtttagatcacctcaaaaacaaaaaaaaaattcaagattcctcgtcaaatGGAATCTtatgacatatgcatggagcattaaatataaatgaaaacaaaaactaattgcacatgtaaatcgcgagacgaattttttaagcctaattactctatgattagacaatgtttgtcaaataaaaacgaaagtgctacagtgttaaaattcaaaaaaaaaatggatctaaacaaggcctcattaaGTCAACAATTGGCTCGAGTGATCTTGGTTTGAGCTCTTCCCTTCGGTTGATGGAAGTTGAAAGCCTCACTTTTGGATTTTAGTGAGTTTCGGTGTGGCGATTGGTTTTTCATTTTGTTGTTGTGTTCTTCGGATATCTAGCTGCTAGTTGGCTCGAGGGCACCACGTTTGTGAGATTTGGCgtttttgaagattatttggAGACCTGTTATTTCGGAAGAAAAAATTAATTAGCATTCATTCCCTCTCTGGTCGTCTTTCTTGGTCCTTCACATAGTCGTTTTCTATCCAAGATGAATTATCGTTTTCTAGCAACGGACTACATGAGATATATAACCGTTTTCCACACATTAGTCACTGTAGTCAATGGGCCCACATACAGGCACAAAAAATGGCTAAGCATCTCATGTAGTACAGTCTCTCCAACCAAAAAAGAAACTAGGACAGTCCCATCCTAGCTAGAAACAGGGATAAAATTCATTCCATCCCATACCGTCTCCAAATGAAACACATACTTAGTGTCTCGGTAAGAAGTCATCTATTCCTTTCACCTGCAttacaaaaataaaagaaaagaaagaaacggAAACCTTAAATTCATCGGTCACTGATCTCTGCTTCCTTCTTCCATGGAATCCAGTGCATGGCTGGTAGTTCTAATCTCATTTGACCCAGAAAGATCAAGTGACAGTGACTGATGGTGTAAATTCGCGTTTGTTGTTGACTGTATATTCCTTTCACCTCCCGTTTGATGAATGTGCTCAAAGTAGGCATGAGGCCAAACTCCTGTTGTTCAAAAGTGATATAAAGTTTCACTGTTATAGAAGTAGGTTTGTTCAAAACGATATGTATTCGTAATTCAGAACAAGCTAAGCGCCTAAGCCCAATTGGTTTTTAATATATGTCCACCTATATCTATATGCTAGCAGCCTTTGGCTGTATGTTGTTGAAACTTAAAGGGGAAGACTTTGCTTAGTCGTGTGTTTTTAGTAGTTGCAGAGGACACTACGACACGTTATAAAGTTAAAGAAAATTACTGTTCTGACACATGCAACTAAGCATCTCGTACCCTGTTTACTGTAGGGTGGTGGAAAGAACTGAAGGTAGCAAAATGAAGCAACCACCAATCCTGAAGAGTTGTATCAAACATATATAATCAGCTACTGTGTGATCTTCAGGAATCATAAAAGTTACAGTAGGATGGAGAGAAGCTGAACTTAGTAACTTTTGATGGATACTTACCAAGAACTCCACCAGCAAACACATCCTGCCAGTGGTGCCAGTAGTCACTGACTCGTGACACAGCAACCATCGTTGCAAGCAGCAGAGGCAGAAGCACGATGCACAGCTTGGCAACATGGCCTCCTCGATCGAAAGCCTTGATTTTGCCGGCCAGGTACCATGACAGGAATCCGAGCCCGGAAAAACAACCTTGAGAGGACAAGAAAGACAGCCAGCTAATCTATAAGCGAGAGGGTATTGTAAACTGAGGAATAAATGGATAATCCAAGTCTGGCAAACTTACTGAATTCAGAGAATGGCTAGCTTTCAGCACTTACCTGAAGAATGCCCACTTGGGAAGCTCTTGTGGCCCTCTTCGATTACGCTCTGCTGTCCGTGGCATATGACACCTCCGGTGATGTTGTTGTAATTCTAAAATTAAATTAATGTTCAGGTAAATAAGTTAGTTACCTCAGAATTATACAAACATCAACATTCTAATTCCCAAACTAGTGAACGGTTTCGAAGTGTCGACAGGAAGCAACAAGCAAGCTATAGCTCTGAGCCTCTGACGAATCAGTGAAAAGAACTCTATGACAGATCAAGTGACTGAAGTTACAATCACAACGACTGACACTCACCGGTACTCCATCAGGAAAGCAGCGCCAAAAGAAGTCCGGGCGCGGCCAGCCAACTGCATCCTTGATCGCAACGGTCAGGATGGCCGTTATCAGAACGGAAAACAGAAGGCCTGCTAATAAGCTGACGATGACCACACATCCCATGAAAAATCAAATCAGCTAGC is part of the Sorghum bicolor cultivar BTx623 chromosome 10, Sorghum_bicolor_NCBIv3, whole genome shotgun sequence genome and harbors:
- the LOC8083459 gene encoding lipid phosphate phosphatase 2 isoform X2 — protein: MPPPATPASGAAAAAMRPYLTTHGKQVARLHLFDWIVLLLLIAMYAVLGRLQPFHRFVAEDMMASLRYPMKGNTVPSWAVPIIAIVVPMIFMVGIYIKRRNVYDLHHAILGLLFSVLITAILTVAIKDAVGWPRPDFFWRCFPDGVPNYNNITGGVICHGQQSVIEEGHKSFPSGHSSGCFSGLGFLSWYLAGKIKAFDRGGHVAKLCIVLLPLLLATMVAVSRVSDYWHHWQDVFAGGVLGLVVASFCYLQFFPPPYSKQGVWPHAYFEHIHQTGGERNIQSTTNANLHHQSLSLDLSGSNEIRTTSHALDSMEEGSRDQ
- the LOC8083459 gene encoding lipid phosphate phosphatase 2 isoform X3, whose product is MPPPATPASGAAAAAMRPYLTTHGKQVARLHLFDWIVLLLLIAMYAVLGRLQPFHRFVAEDMMASLRYPMKGNTVPSWAVPIIAIVVPMIFMVGIYIKRRNVYDLHHAILAGLLFSVLITAILTVAIKDAVGWPRPDFFWRCFPDGVPNYNNITGGVICHGQQSVIEEGHKSFPSGHSSGCFSGLGFLSWYLAGKIKAFDRGGHVAKLCIVLLPLLLATMVAVSRVSDYWHHWQDVFAGGVLGVWPHAYFEHIHQTGGERNIQSTTNANLHHQSLSLDLSGSNEIRTTSHALDSMEEGSRDQ
- the LOC8083459 gene encoding lipid phosphate phosphatase 2 isoform X1; translated protein: MPPPATPASGAAAAAMRPYLTTHGKQVARLHLFDWIVLLLLIAMYAVLGRLQPFHRFVAEDMMASLRYPMKGNTVPSWAVPIIAIVVPMIFMVGIYIKRRNVYDLHHAILAGLLFSVLITAILTVAIKDAVGWPRPDFFWRCFPDGVPNYNNITGGVICHGQQSVIEEGHKSFPSGHSSGCFSGLGFLSWYLAGKIKAFDRGGHVAKLCIVLLPLLLATMVAVSRVSDYWHHWQDVFAGGVLGLVVASFCYLQFFPPPYSKQGVWPHAYFEHIHQTGGERNIQSTTNANLHHQSLSLDLSGSNEIRTTSHALDSMEEGSRDQ